The DNA sequence TTATTTAATCATTATTAGGATAAGAAGAAAAGCGCCTCCGGAATGGGGCGCTTTTCTTACTTTGCAAGAATGGGGTTTAGAGGAGGAGGGGAAACGGGAAGATAAAAGCGTGTGCTTCCAATTTTGGAAAAGGAGAGGATATGATGAAAGCAGTAACATACAATGGTGTGCAGGATATGAAAGTACGGGACGTGCCGGATGCGTATTTGAAGAATACAGACGATATTCTTGTACGTATTACAACGACAGCCATTTGCGGCTCGGATCTTCACCTCTACCACGGACGTATTCCGGGACTGCCGGAAGGTTCGGTTATTGGACATGAACCGATGGGGATCGTAGAAGAGGTCGGTCCGGATGTAACCCGTGTTAAAAAAGGCGATCGGGTCGTTATTCCGTTTAATATCTCTTGTGGTCAATGCTTCTTCTGCCAAAATCATATGGAAAGCCAGTGCGATAATTCGAATGAGAATAATAATGGAGACACAGGTGCGTATTTTGGTTATTCGGAGACATTTGGCGGCTATCCCGGCGGTCAAGCAGAGATGCTGCGTGTGCCGTATGGTAACTTCATGCCGTTTGTCATCCCGGAAGACTGTGAGCTTGAAGACGAGAAGCTTTTGTTTCTATCTGATGTCATCCCTACCGCATACTGGGGAGTTAAGAATGCAGGTGTAAAACCGGGGGACACGGTCATTGTGCTCGGTTCCGGACCTGTGGGACTGCTCACGCAAAAATTCGCTTGGATGGAAGGGGCAGAGCGGGTGATTGCTGTAGATCCGGTAGAATACCGTCTGGTTCATGCCAAGCGTGTCAATGATATTGAGCCCGTTATCTTTGATACGACGAATGAAAAAGCGGTCGGCATGTATCTTAAAGAGATGACAAAGGGTGGAGCCGATGTGGTGATTGACTGTGTCGGCATGGATGGCAAGATGTCCACAGTAGAAAAAGTAAGCTCGGCACTCAAACTGCAAGGCGGTAGTTTAGGTCCGATTACGGTTGCCAGCCAAGCGGTGCGCAAGTTTGGTACGGTGCAGCTTATCGGTGTCTACGGTTCAATAATGAACATGTTCCCGCTTGGAGACTTTTTCTCTCGCAATATATCAGTGAAGATGGGACAAGCGCCTGTTATCCACTATATGCCGGAGTTGTATGAGAAAATAAAAAAGGAAGAATTTGATCCTTCACACATTATTACGCATACGCTGCCGCTTGCGGAAGCGGAGCACGGCTATCGCGTGTTTGACCAAAAAGAGGAGGATTGTATTAAAGTAATCCTCAAGCCATAATCTCCTTTGCATATATGCAATGAGGTGAATGAGGTGATAGAAGATGATAGGTAGAATAGAAGAAGATTATACGACGCTCAGTCAAGCGGCTGCGCGGCATGTATATGAACGGATTCAGAAGAGAAGCCGTATCACGCTTGGTCTTGCTACGGGTGATACGCCGCTTGGGCTGTACCGTGAACTTCTGCGCCTGCATCAAGAGCACCCAATCAATACAGGGATGCTTACAACTTTTAATTTGGATGAATACGTCGGTGAAGCGCCGGGTTCGCCACACAGTTACCGCTACTATATGAATAAGCATCTATTTGTTCCCCTTGGCATCCCGCTTGCACAGACGCATGTGCCAAATGGGCTTGCACCTAATATTGAAGCTGAATGTGAGCGATATGAGGTAAGTATTGAGACGTGCGGAGGTGTGGACCTGCAGATTCTTGGCGTCGGCCGGAATGGGCATATTGGGTTCAATGAGCCGGGAACATCACTTGACAGTTATACGCATGAAGTGGCGCTATCACCATCAACGCGTGAGGCGAATGCCAAGCATTTCGGCTCCATTGCGAATGTACCGCACAGTGCCATCACAATGGGGATCGCCAGCATTTTGCGCGCGCGTGAGATTCTTTTGCTGGCAAGCGGTCGACAAAAGGCGGAAGCTATGCGCCACTTGTTTGAAGGTGACACAGTTACAAACGACTGGCCGGTCACGGTGCTCAAGAAGCACCCGGCTGTATATGTGCTGATGGATAAGGATGCCATAGCGATGCTCTCAGATGAAACGATTGAAAACCTTATCTCCTATTCTCGTTAAAACCGCCGGTTGATCTGGCGGTTTTTTCTTTGGGTGAAGGAGTTGACGAGACAAAATAGAATAGATGAAGAGGTATGAAAAATAATAGAGAACCGACAAGGAAGAGGGATTTGTAACCGATGTTCTATGAAGAAATACAGCCGCAGAAGCTAAAAGACTTTCTTAATGATCCAACGCATGAAACATTCCGGGATCTTCTTTTGCATAATACGGGAGAAACCGATTTTTTAGATTTTAAGATGAAATGGATTGATCTGACAAAGCTGGCCAAGCATATTCTTGCCATCGCGAATTCCGGGGGAGGCTGTATCATTGTCGGCGTCAGTCAAAAAAGTGATGGAAGCACTTCGGCTGATGGGTTAGCGCCGAATGATTTTCTTGATAAGGCAGATGTAGATAATAAGCTAGATAACTATCTGCCTAACTGGCTTACGTATCGTACGGAGGACTTTATTTATGATCATAAGGAAAAGGGTGTGCTCTCAGGGAAAAGGTTTCAAGTTCTATTGATTGACTATGATCCGAAATATGTTCCATATACATCAATTATCAGCCGTGGCGAGCTTCGCTATGGGGCTATCTATATTCGGCAGGGTACGAAATCGCTGGAGGCATCAAATGAGAATCTGGTAGAGATGATTCTGCGCAAAGTTAAATCCGGCGGCTCTTATACGACAGAACTTAGTCTTCAGGAACATTTGACACAGCTTAAGCAATTGTACTATGAGCGAAGCAAGCAGTCGGATGAAGATTATGAGCGGTTTATTGAAGATATGATTTGGCGCAAACAGCAGCGGATTGAGCAAATTCTTGATATTGCCCGGCTGAAAGAGGATATGCTGCTGTAATCCATGCATGTCGAAATATCACGGAAAAAAAAGGTTGTGTTCTTCGTCATCCTTCCATACCATCTATAGAGGGAAAAAATAGATCGGTATGGGGGAACATAGTGAAAAAATTACAGCGGATGTCGCTTTTGATTATGATATCCATCACGATATGCACGGTAGCGTTGTATGCTGCTTCGGCTTCGATTATGAAGACATCAAAACCAGTACTTTCGCAAAACATAGAGGTGGCGGCACCAAAGAAGCAAACTGCTGTACAGCCGAATGTAGCAGCGGCATCACCCA is a window from the Aneurinibacillus sp. REN35 genome containing:
- a CDS encoding zinc-dependent alcohol dehydrogenase gives rise to the protein MKAVTYNGVQDMKVRDVPDAYLKNTDDILVRITTTAICGSDLHLYHGRIPGLPEGSVIGHEPMGIVEEVGPDVTRVKKGDRVVIPFNISCGQCFFCQNHMESQCDNSNENNNGDTGAYFGYSETFGGYPGGQAEMLRVPYGNFMPFVIPEDCELEDEKLLFLSDVIPTAYWGVKNAGVKPGDTVIVLGSGPVGLLTQKFAWMEGAERVIAVDPVEYRLVHAKRVNDIEPVIFDTTNEKAVGMYLKEMTKGGADVVIDCVGMDGKMSTVEKVSSALKLQGGSLGPITVASQAVRKFGTVQLIGVYGSIMNMFPLGDFFSRNISVKMGQAPVIHYMPELYEKIKKEEFDPSHIITHTLPLAEAEHGYRVFDQKEEDCIKVILKP
- the nagB gene encoding glucosamine-6-phosphate deaminase, producing MIGRIEEDYTTLSQAAARHVYERIQKRSRITLGLATGDTPLGLYRELLRLHQEHPINTGMLTTFNLDEYVGEAPGSPHSYRYYMNKHLFVPLGIPLAQTHVPNGLAPNIEAECERYEVSIETCGGVDLQILGVGRNGHIGFNEPGTSLDSYTHEVALSPSTREANAKHFGSIANVPHSAITMGIASILRAREILLLASGRQKAEAMRHLFEGDTVTNDWPVTVLKKHPAVYVLMDKDAIAMLSDETIENLISYSR
- a CDS encoding AlbA family DNA-binding domain-containing protein, which produces MFYEEIQPQKLKDFLNDPTHETFRDLLLHNTGETDFLDFKMKWIDLTKLAKHILAIANSGGGCIIVGVSQKSDGSTSADGLAPNDFLDKADVDNKLDNYLPNWLTYRTEDFIYDHKEKGVLSGKRFQVLLIDYDPKYVPYTSIISRGELRYGAIYIRQGTKSLEASNENLVEMILRKVKSGGSYTTELSLQEHLTQLKQLYYERSKQSDEDYERFIEDMIWRKQQRIEQILDIARLKEDMLL